TGAGGAAAAACAAATGTTCCGTAAAAATAGCTGTATTGTTACGCGCCTGAGATTTTTGTCAAGAAAATATCACAATGAGGCGTCGATTATCGGCAACGAACAAGACACCGGTTCCCCGGTGTATCAGGTCAGTGATCGAACATTAGTGTTCGTTTCGGTATCATAAATTATGTGTGCTTACCCGGCAGTATACATAACGTGACTGTTATCTACAAAGCTTTCGCAACTCACCTCTGATTTGAATATCTTATTTGTACTGTTCGAATTTATGTCCAACGTTCTGTGAACTTTTAGTTCAGCGgagttttaatttattatttaaatcaaCATTGTCACAAACCGCTTGTCACTTCTTCAAAATTCATGATGATCGTTGGGTCATTTATATCTGTAACTAATTCTTAACATATtgcttttcaaatatttaaatagaTCCTCGGAAGTTATGTATAACTAAGTAGCATTTAATgtcaattttaaaattacaGGAAAACTACAGCCAGATGAAAACCCTCGTTGATCAGCTGCGGGCTACTGTAGCAAAAGTAGTTCAAGGCGGAGGCGAAAAAGCGAGAGCCCGTCATGTTAAACTAGGGAAATTGTTGCCAAGGGAAAGGGTCGACACTCTCCTCGATAAGGGTTCCGCTTTCCTAGAACTATCCCAGCTAGCCGGTTATCAAATGTATGGAAAAGACGAAGTCCCAGCGGGTGGACTTATCACAGGAATTGGAAAAATAGAAGGGTAAACTCCTATTCTTTAGGCCTGAGATTGTCAAAGGCTTTGCGATAATTTAGATTTTTCGATTCGCAGTATCGGGTTATTTATTAGACGTAAGgtttttagttttaatttGGAAAATCCTATTGTCGTCTTTTTGTAGACACAACTGCGTCATAATTGCGAATGATGCGACGGTCAAGGGCGGTTCATACTATCCTATAACTGTGAAGAAACATTTGCGTGCTCAGGAAATAGCGCAGGAAAACGAGTTGCCATGCATCTACTTGGTGGACAGTGGAGGAGCGAACTTGCCGCACCAGGCGGAGGTATTTCCAGACAGGGATCACTTTGgtagatttttttacaaccaAGCTAACATGAGCGCTCGTGGTATAGCTCAAATCGCAGTTGTTATGGGAAGCTGCACTGCCGGCGGAGCCTACATTCCTGCCATGTCCGATGAGAACATAATCAGCAAAAATGGCACTATTTTCTTGGCAGGACCTCCGCTCGTCAAAGCTTCTACTGGGGAAGACGTTACCGCGGAAAATCTGGGTGGAGCAGATCTGCACTGTCGGTATGATTGAGAAAGGTTTTATAACAGAGGcgtaatttttcttgtaaaatattgatgAGATCTACATCGAAATGGACATGTCTTCGTATGGTGGAAAGactatttgttgtttttcataGAATTGAATACCGTACTGCATGTTATTAATATACCTCATCGATTGTTTTCAGCACTTCCGGGGTTACTGACCACTATGCGATCGACGATCCTCACGCATTGTACTTGGCTCGACGCATGGTGAAGAATCTGAATCGTCAAAAATGTTCGGCTGTTACGTTCGAGAAGGATTTTTCTGCACCTATTTACCCAGCTGAAGAAATCTATGGTATCGTCGGAGCTAATTTGAAGCGACCTTACGACGTTAGAGAAGTTATAGCACGGATAGTTGATGGCTCAGAGTTTGACGAATTCAAAGAACAGTATGGAGAAACTTTGGTCACCGGTTTTGCAAGGTTGCATGGTTGCCCGATTGG
The genomic region above belongs to Diprion similis isolate iyDipSimi1 chromosome 8, iyDipSimi1.1, whole genome shotgun sequence and contains:
- the LOC124408940 gene encoding methylcrotonoyl-CoA carboxylase beta chain, mitochondrial yields the protein MFRKNSCIVTRLRFLSRKYHNEASIIGNEQDTGSPVYQENYSQMKTLVDQLRATVAKVVQGGGEKARARHVKLGKLLPRERVDTLLDKGSAFLELSQLAGYQMYGKDEVPAGGLITGIGKIEGHNCVIIANDATVKGGSYYPITVKKHLRAQEIAQENELPCIYLVDSGGANLPHQAEVFPDRDHFGRFFYNQANMSARGIAQIAVVMGSCTAGGAYIPAMSDENIISKNGTIFLAGPPLVKASTGEDVTAENLGGADLHCRTSGVTDHYAIDDPHALYLARRMVKNLNRQKCSAVTFEKDFSAPIYPAEEIYGIVGANLKRPYDVREVIARIVDGSEFDEFKEQYGETLVTGFARLHGCPIGIVANNGILFSESALKGAHFVQLCAQRKIPLIFLQNITGFMVGKDAESGGIAKNGAKLVTAVACAQVPKITLIIGGSYGAGNYGMCGRAFAPRFMYSWPNARISVMGGEQAAGVLVQITKNQRVREGKQWTQEEEDKLKNPIIEQFEAEGNPYYSSARLWDDGVIDPVDTRAVLALSLAAALNAPISDSTFGIFRM